The following nucleotide sequence is from Caldicellulosiruptor saccharolyticus DSM 8903.
GTTGCAGCAATATATGATTTTAAGAAACGTGAGATACCAAATTTTACAGTTGTGCTTCTACTTTTTATAGCAGCAGTTAGAGTTATTCTAAACAAAAGCTACAGCAATGTGATTATATTTGCGATATATACTCTTTTCTTTTTTGCGATATACATTTTTGCGGAAAGAAGAGGCATATACCTGCTGGGAGAAGGAGATATAAAACTTTTGTCAGTGCTTTCATTATATTTTGGATTTGATTTTATAAAAGTATTGTTTCTTGCATGTACAACAGGATTTGCGATGGGGCTGGCAACAGGTATTAAAAAAAAGACCTATTTAAAGACATATGTTCCGCTGGCACCTTTTGTTTTCTTAGCAAGTACGCTTTTTGAGGTGGTAAACTATGCTACTTTTAATCACTAAAAACCCGCTTACGGTAGAAATTTTCTCAGAAACAGCAGGTAAAAACTTTGAGGTTGCGATGTCTTTAGAAAGTGCTTTTCTTAGAGTAAGAAAGAGAAATTACAGTGCAGTGGTGGTAGATGAAAAAGACATAAGCAGTTATATGTTTTTAAGTGAAAAGGTAATGTCTTTAAAAACATTTCTTGCTGAAAAAGAAGAAAAGCAAAAACACAATATCAAGATAGAAACTCCTAAGACAATTGCAATAACAAGTTGCAAAGGTTCTGCCGGCAAAACTGAACTGATAAAAAAACTTATAAGTGTCCTGTCTGCGTACAGGATATTGATTTTGGACATGAACTTTTACGATGGGGGAGTGATTTGAGTTTTGAGTTTGAACTGCCTGTTTTGCCACACCTTGGCTGCTTTTTAAAACAAAAAGGAGATTTGAAAGAAAGGTTTTTTGCATGTGTGTATCACCTTTATGAGAATGTGGATATAATTCAAGCGCCCCCAAACCTTTCACTTATACAGGATTTGAGAAAAGAGGATTTAGAAAGAATCATTTCTTTTGCAAAAGAGAATTACGATGTTATTATCTTCGAAATTCCGCCTTTATCTAAAAGAGAAGATTTAGTTCATACTGCTCTTAAAAACTGCGACAAAAAAGTTGTGGTAATTACCGGTCTTAAAGTGGAACTTGAAAGATTAAAACACATTAACGCAGATATTGTTATATCAAAAAACAGTGTACCGGAATTTTTTAGTGACAGGTTTGAAGTAATCACTTTTAAAAGTTTTTACAAAATACTGAAATGAAAGGAGAGAGTAAGATATGAAAAACAGGGTGATAAAACTTGCTGTGATACCTGCTGTGCTTGTTGCACTGCTTTCATATATTTTCATTTCAAGACAGACAAATATGATTCAAATACCTGTTGCAAAAAACTTTATTCACCAGGGGGAAATAATTGACGACAGTGATATAACTTTTCTAAAACTTCCGTCGTATGCGCTACCACAGGGTGTAATTAAAGAAAAAGAAAAGCTTGTTGGCAAACGTGCAGGTGTAACAAGAGTTGCGGGGGATTTTTTCTATGATGATGTAATAAAAACCGTATATGTGCAGGTTTATGAAGATGAGACGCTGATTTGTGTAAACATCCCAGAACCGCTTACCCAGTTTATAACAGAAGGAACAAAGCTAATAATCGCAACAACATCTACATCAAACTCTGGAGTACCACCATTTGCTGTAGAAGACGCAGAAGTTGTATCGCTTCTGTCAAAGACAACAAACAATATAGTGAGCGGTTCAAACACAAGATATGCAATCGTAAAAGTGAAAAAAGATCAAGCAGTACAACTGGCGTATGCTTTAAAAGGCGGAGAGTATACTGTGATAATCCAGAGACAGTAAGTGACAGTATAAACAAGAAGGTGAAACAATGATTATATCAGTGTTTAGCCCCAAGGGTGGCGTTGGAAAAACAACCGTAGCGCTTGCGCTTGCTGAATCTCTTTCAAAAAACCACCGGGTTGTAGCTCTAGAACTTGACTTTTCGCCCGGCGATTTTGTCGGTTTACTTCACGAACTTGACCCTGGTAAAAATTTGCTTACATGCAAACATGATATTTTATCAGCCGTCCAAAGACCGTCAGGAAAAGAGTTTGATGTTATAATAGGTGGTTATCCGGGCGAACATGAACATGTAAGACGAGAAGATATTAAAAGGTGTATAGAAATTTTAAAGTTCAAGTATGAATATATAATTGTTGACATACAACCCGGCATTGTTGAACTTGTCATAGATGTATTAGCTGAGTCTGACAGGGTACTTGTAATAGCTGAAGAAAATTTTATAACACCTATTGCAAGAATAAACGCATTTCTTGACTGGATACAAATAAATAACCTGAGTGACCTTAAAAATTTTGTTTTTGTAAGAAATAAGGTTACAAACAAAGAGCTTGTCTATATTGATAAGATAAAACATTCACTAAAACTTGTGCATGACATACCGTTTTATAAAAAACTCAAAGGCTATGACGACAAAAGACTGCAGAAGAACATCAAAAGACTTGCGGGGGTTTTGAGAAATGGGACTGTTAGAGAGGATAAAAGGTTCTGGTTATTCAGAAGAATTCTCGGCAAACTATGATGAACTTTTAACATATGTCAGGAACAATGTTCTTAACAGCGGTATTTACGTGGCAGGAAACCTTGAGCTTTTGAAAGAACTGACAAAACAATACGTGGACAAGTATTATGCAGAAAACTATTTGGGAGTTGCACAGCAACATATTTACGATTATGTGTACAATATGCTATTTGGACTTGGACCAATCGAAAAGCTTTTAAAAGCACCAGATGTAACTGAAATTTACGTGATGGGAACAAAGATATACTATATAGAAAACGGACTTAGAAAAGAGTTTGAGGAAGAGTACCCAAGTGAGGACGAAACACGGCGTGTTATCGAAAAGATAGCAGCAACAGCCAGACAAACAATAAACATTCAAAACCCTGACATTGACTGTGAACTTTATGATGGTTCAAGAGCTCTGCTTGTCGTTCCGCCAGAAAGTGCTCAGCCTTATATTACTATCAGAAAACACACGTCAAAACTAAAAACTCTTGAAGAGCTCAAAAGCGGTTATATAAACTTTGAAGACTGGATGATAGAGTACTTTAAAAATGCTGTGCGCAGCAGAAAAAACATAGTGGCAGTGGGTCAGACAAACGCCGGCAAGACTACTTTTTTAAACGCTTTGACATATTACATTCAACCAAATCATGTTGTTGCAGTGCTGGAAGACACCCATGAGGTTGAACTTCCCTTAAAATATGTCTATTATTTCAAAACCAGAGAAGGAAACGATGAACTCAGACCTATAACATGGAGCGATATACTTTTAAATTGTCTCAGGGCAAATCCGGACAGAATCTTTATAACAGAAATTCGAACCCCAGAAGCAGCGTATGGATTTTTGGACGCACTAAACTCTGGACACAGAGGAAGTCTTACGACAATACATGCAGGGTCAACGTATCTGGCTTTGCAAAAGCTTGAAATGAAATTAAAAGAGTTCAATCCAAATCTTGATATAAGAAACATGAGAGTTTTGATTTCAAGTACCATAGATATATTAGTGTTTTTGGACATTGCAGAAGATGAAACTGGAAATATTCTGGGAAGAACAATTAAAGAAATTGCAGAGCTGAAAGGGCTTAATGAAGACGGTACTTACAAGCTTGATTATGTATACAAATACAATCGATAGGAAAAGAGGTGAAGAGTTTGCTGAGTCTGCTTTTAGGAGTTATAACTTTTTTTGTTCTATTTTTGTTTTTAGCATACTATGAGGAAAAGGTGTACAGAATTCGTCAAAAGCTTTCAAGACAGCTAATCAAACCCGATGAGAGTTTACAGAGATATACTTTTTTTGGTTTTCTGGGTGATATATATGAGAAAATAGACAGACAACTTAAAGCAGCTGAGCTCAAAGTCTCAACAGACGATTTTATAATGTACTACCTATACTTTGCAGTTTTTTGTTTCATTCTCGCAGTTATTTTAAATCAACTCACGTACTTTTTTGTCATAGTGGTATGTTCAACGATAGGGATAAAAATTATTCTGGACTATATATCCACAAGCAGAAGATTTAAATTTGAATTGAAATTTGGAGAATTTACACAGTCTGTTGCGATTATGCTCAGAGGAACGCCGAATCTTATGTCAGTGCTGCAGCAGGCAATGAACGAAGAAACTGATTCAAAACTGAAAATGGAGTTAGAAATGATCGTTCAAGAAGTACAATCAGGTACCACTTTAGAGCAGGCATTGAAGAAATTTAAGGAGAGAAACAACTTTTCAAGCGTGGTAGGTACATGGGTTGACAGCATAGTGTTTGCAAACCTGTCTGGTGCTTCACTTTCAGACGT
It contains:
- a CDS encoding prepilin peptidase; this encodes MSKVILSVSFLLILVVAAIYDFKKREIPNFTVVLLLFIAAVRVILNKSYSNVIIFAIYTLFFFAIYIFAERRGIYLLGEGDIKLLSVLSLYFGFDFIKVLFLACTTGFAMGLATGIKKKTYLKTYVPLAPFVFLASTLFEVVNYATFNH
- a CDS encoding P-loop NTPase family protein, coding for MLLLITKNPLTVEIFSETAGKNFEVAMSLESAFLRVRKRNYSAVVVDEKDISSYMFLSEKVMSLKTFLAEKEEKQKHNIKIETPKTIAITSCKGSAGKTELIKKLISVLSAYRILILDMNFYDGGVI
- a CDS encoding SAF domain-containing protein, encoding MKNRVIKLAVIPAVLVALLSYIFISRQTNMIQIPVAKNFIHQGEIIDDSDITFLKLPSYALPQGVIKEKEKLVGKRAGVTRVAGDFFYDDVIKTVYVQVYEDETLICVNIPEPLTQFITEGTKLIIATTSTSNSGVPPFAVEDAEVVSLLSKTTNNIVSGSNTRYAIVKVKKDQAVQLAYALKGGEYTVIIQRQ
- a CDS encoding AAA family ATPase, which translates into the protein MIISVFSPKGGVGKTTVALALAESLSKNHRVVALELDFSPGDFVGLLHELDPGKNLLTCKHDILSAVQRPSGKEFDVIIGGYPGEHEHVRREDIKRCIEILKFKYEYIIVDIQPGIVELVIDVLAESDRVLVIAEENFITPIARINAFLDWIQINNLSDLKNFVFVRNKVTNKELVYIDKIKHSLKLVHDIPFYKKLKGYDDKRLQKNIKRLAGVLRNGTVREDKRFWLFRRILGKL
- a CDS encoding CpaF family protein, whose product is MGLLERIKGSGYSEEFSANYDELLTYVRNNVLNSGIYVAGNLELLKELTKQYVDKYYAENYLGVAQQHIYDYVYNMLFGLGPIEKLLKAPDVTEIYVMGTKIYYIENGLRKEFEEEYPSEDETRRVIEKIAATARQTINIQNPDIDCELYDGSRALLVVPPESAQPYITIRKHTSKLKTLEELKSGYINFEDWMIEYFKNAVRSRKNIVAVGQTNAGKTTFLNALTYYIQPNHVVAVLEDTHEVELPLKYVYYFKTREGNDELRPITWSDILLNCLRANPDRIFITEIRTPEAAYGFLDALNSGHRGSLTTIHAGSTYLALQKLEMKLKEFNPNLDIRNMRVLISSTIDILVFLDIAEDETGNILGRTIKEIAELKGLNEDGTYKLDYVYKYNR
- a CDS encoding type II secretion system F family protein, which encodes MKSLLSLLLGVITFFVLFLFLAYYEEKVYRIRQKLSRQLIKPDESLQRYTFFGFLGDIYEKIDRQLKAAELKVSTDDFIMYYLYFAVFCFILAVILNQLTYFFVIVVCSTIGIKIILDYISTSRRFKFELKFGEFTQSVAIMLRGTPNLMSVLQQAMNEETDSKLKMELEMIVQEVQSGTTLEQALKKFKERNNFSSVVGTWVDSIVFANLSGASLSDVCMNAARKINDKLSRARLIKKKTARLKSVMLAIIGIITLTLVFILFFFPEAKECYSTTGGKIILMFVLSIVIGSTYYMLKTADDVAKR